The Lactuca sativa cultivar Salinas chromosome 2, Lsat_Salinas_v11, whole genome shotgun sequence genome includes the window actgaccgacatgacaatactacagaatgtacttgtctgcatttcatagttgaacattttgaattcatagtcaaaccagttcatttcatagtcaaatttcactgaccgacatgacaatactaaaGAATGTACTTATCTGCATTCCATAGTTGAacattttgaattcatagtcaaaccagttcatttcatagtcaaatttcactgaccgacatgacaatactacagaatgtacttgtctgcatttcatagttgaccttcttgaattcatagtcaaaccagttcatttcatagtcaaatttcactgaccgacatgacaatactacagaatgtacttgtctgcattccatagttgaactttttgaattcatagtcaaaccagtttatTTCATAGTAAAAAAGAATTGTCCGTAATATGATTTATTCTATAAATGAGTGTCACTCATTATGAAAAAATTTAACTGAGAAAGTAACTCCGATTTAAAAGAATAAGAAGGCTAATGGCATACTGCAATTGTGGAGGAGAACGTATCGTTAGGATTTCGGGTACAgctaaaaacccaggaagattgTTCTATGCTTGCCCGTATTTGGTATCATGTTCTTACCGTCATTCAAATTTAAACCCTCATGTTTACATGacacaaatttattttcttattgtggatattaaatttaacagggaccaaaatgcgggtttatcagttgggttgatgaagagaaggaccaatcttctatggtaatagctaaagtagctaactctaataagctctttcaatcagaaaataagaagttaaagatagcgttggtttgtagttgggtgttgttcttggcagttcttgtttacaagttgtaagcttttcaatattgtttttatggttttgaagttgttaggtcaataaattgttgtatttgtaacgttaaaacaaatgttgtGGTCGTTCTTATGTTGAATTTATTGATAAgtaattagtaggtcattaaattgttgtaattgtcgtaacgttatattttttgtcatccgttgagtaaactctaaagataaactaataatgaaatccaacattaatttgtatatacatttatataatccaactacagaggagcaagactagacccccaaataatttttgccatccggagacggaactctaaagctgcgttctttgggtcaataagaacacgtattggttgacctgaaaccaattgctccataaacatacaaagaaaaacatcgcaatctcccaaatgactactttgttggggcacattttcttcataaatgaattgcatattcaatggaatccttgggatgttcctccgcgcccaatacttaatcttgtccaaataatttgccacccgacgttcaaatttggaaaagattccttcggattggaatttttcataagcacctctaccaagactgtcataaatatgcacttccattgacgctaatcgtagttccccaaatagccaatgattaggggatgaatgaatcggcaataagacctgtataaggatcagaaaataaaattatgtttatttacatcacaatacaaaaacataacaaaaaaacgatattattttcaatataaactattaagtttaccgtatcaacatcccaccaagcaaccatgaagttggGGTATGTAGCAATACCATCCATAAACGCCCTCCAATCCTGTccttcttccaaagcatgagaaacaaaaaatttggaggcattattgtatgtcggtcgctctcaaaccgtctctccatcaaaactcggtaccaaatggttatatgctgcacacatgatacttttgttattgactaaaaaacaattaacttttaaaagaattaattaacaatttatttaccgctgactccaatcatccgtcgtgtgtatgcccaaacaatgagctccaaaaatctctatctaacacgaaattaaacaaacgatgcTGCACATCGTATGAATGCAATACATAATTTTGGATGACATCCTCACCGCCTGCTACGTAAGGTTGCAGGCGTAACATGGAGAAGTCATGAGCAACACCAAAAACTGGAGGAGGAACGGGGCTTGTTGATTTCATACcaaccttcttttttgttcttcttttttgtttcggtgtcgtgtgcaactaaaaacaaaattcaaatgtttaaatgtatatctttcagataattcacataaacataaaatcatcagtttataaataaaacgaatacCTCGGTGTAAGGAGTGCATAAAAATTGTGATGGTTTTCGACTCCTAggtttatcgggtgtaacttctttgtcatcatcatcatcatgaaaaTAATCTACATTTCCCATTATTATAAGTTCGTCTTCATCcggcacatcatcatcaaatttgttccctgcattgtcattcctctcctcccactcctacattaaagataatactttatacttaataacgaaatacacataatttaataaccaataatatctaaataaacaaaatattaatattaatgtaactatataataacctctttaacttcactataatcgtttacatcaaacacatcatcatcaaatttgttccccgcatactgattactctcctccaacacctacattaaaaatataactttttacttaataacgaaagacactttattaaaaagtaattattaaaatcgtaaaggtaacatctataacaaccttgtcgtcttgagtatcaccaaaaacattttgagttgtattgtttttattcatcacttcatcttgcacaacctatattttcaaatataaaatatgaacacaggtattcatatatgttaataaaatttaataaataatgtaGCGTGTAACTAACCTGTTCATCATAATTTCTTTGTGACACTGTCGGTTCCTCAAAAATAATGTTGTTCCAAAATTGTTCATTATTCACTTCTTCATAACAAACCTCTGTAGGTTTTTGTTGATTCATAAACACATGCTGCTCCAGTGCATGTACCCGTTTCAACAACTCGTCTAGCTTGTGTTTCCCACTGCCCCGACCTCTACCATGAGAGCGACCACTggacgacatactagacgaagattcgtcttgtctcctaaaatggtcccgtactggggatggaactgctttcccttcaccatatacatactcttgaaatgacatataataaaaagatgtcatctcaccatcacccggtaacatgttttgtcttggtggtagcccctcctaaaaaattaaacatattaaaaatgcatataaaactataataatcaactttattaataataaacgaaatatttttaaacctgcatctttgaccaaatcttgttcacgtcaacccatttcaatttttttgttccgCTCTATCTTTTCATCCGAGGCAagtctttattttttctcaatgcaaatccacatgcacgaacagccggaatcatctcatatatccatatctacaattttgtacaataacagtaataaaagttaaaattaaaataaaaaatataacaataaaacaatttaaatataataaaatttttataccctaattggagccgtaaatcctgagacggaatactttaaagtttgaccacgCTCAGGAAGTGATAAATAATGATGTATCTTATTCCACGTATCCtcaaggtcaacataagtaaaatcccatagatagctaccccaagcgaagctaacaaaacaaaaaaaacaaaattgattattatataaattataactttaataaaatagaacttttaacgtaaagaaaatatacctattccagagatccaaattctcagccaaataaaaccaatcttgtggcacccgatcgttaacttctttgcccaaaaaaccttcacacaaaatgtatatcaaacatactctaactgcatcaaggtcgtcaagtgctaggaatgtttgatttaaaattaaacttttcaggtcgccgattttcaccgaactattagtatggtccggaaatagccgttcactcagtaaacatctttttttactgcttattaatttttccgacccttttctcccaatgttttttggatactccccaaaattgaagccggtaatcaaacaaaactcttccggcccataaaccatTTTGGTATTGCCTACTTGAAAATATAAAcgttttattccatctggagataaaacagggtctggccggatctgatgaaggaacattttatgaaacaataaagcgtccccttgtaaacgagggacatcAATAAAATAGCCAAAGACGGTATTTCTGAAAATAGCACGTCGGGcatcatctaaaacttcaaagacttcccatatgttaccgccagagccttttaggttcgcaaaggctttcgtattcattaaactaaaatcatgctgcaaaaaaaaacacaaaaacaaatttgataactaaaaaatatatatttttttaaatatatgattaCAAACTGCAAATACTTTCttaattactaatatatatatttccccgataaaaaacaataacatacacatatataaacaattttccaagttatacaataaatatatttacgatagaaagcaatatcatacataattatataaatattttcaacttaaacatattttcaacttaaacaaattttcaacttaaacgacaaatatataaacaatttttatctttctaattaaaactaacattatataaccatataaacaaaaaaatttaaaaataaaacgacaaccaaactaacaattttgcaagttatacgactactttatacaaaattttcaacttatacgacaaataaaaacaatttctaacaatatatatacgacaaattttcaacttatacaaatgttatacgacaaatatatatacaaacaactATTTTGCagtttatataaacaattataggATAAAAATTTACAAGATTTCAGGTTATACAACAactaaaaaaactacaaaaataacaaattgtaaacattatctacgcagtctctacttgtctctacttgcatttaaacttcaagtatactaaaaatatactaaaactatcaaacacaacaaaattaactttaaaaaaaaaaataactttaaacattaaaagagttaaaatctaatcatatttgcgggattgttgacataatcctcaattttcttcaaaaactagccaaaattccgagagaagcccaaagttagagagagtttttgtgtagagaatggtgaaaatgaaaaaaaaaaaaaaacgtttttatacctaaaaatcacccatttcgcagatgagaaggtcccatctgcgaaatgggcatctcatctgcgaatgtacaagtgcctgaagcacaactgtgcttcagacacttgtacattcgcagatgagatgcccatttcgcagatgggaccttctcatctgcgaaatgggtggctaaatatgtaatcccgattttttttggctatttttgtaatgcaattagtataattggctatttttgtcattttctcttttcttttagtAGGTTActaataaagaaaaacaaataaaataattaataagggtattttggtctttttaaATCGAATAGAAACGAAAAATGTAATAAAATCATATTATAAGGACAATCCAAATTCAGAAAAAGAATAGGGACCAAACATGAATTTTTTGCAAACCatacaaaaaaaatttaatagtttGTTTTATATTTATCTATCCACttaacaaaattatatatattttttcttttttatcccTTTCTAAACCACCCTCATTAAACCGCCATCTAAGTAATCCattaatttcatttcaccttttattttggttttgttcccatttttaaatttgatttttgcttttctttaaattgtgaatttttatatgtatattattaaaataaagtatttaaataacaaaaatatttaaataactgaaacaaacattaaataaaaaataatatagatATGACGTACAACACGTGTATATTATTATTGGAATCAATTAAACATCTTCGTTTGATTTAATAAACGTCATATTATAcactaataaaaaaatattaatagttTAATCTAAACTGGTAGCACGATCACAAATAAAATAGTGGTTATGAATTGCAATTTGAAACAACAGTTCTCACAGCGTAATAATAGCTGTAAAGATGCATTCACCGAACTCAAGTCAAGTAAGATGTTTCCCATAAAAAATATTCAAAAGAATGCATGTCACAAAAAGGTTCTAACAAATGCATTGTGAGAACTGTTATTTTAAATTGTAGTCCCTGACCACTGTTTTATTTGTGACTGTGATAGCTGTTTAGATTACACAACtactaattttttatttttcagctTATGGTATGATATTG containing:
- the LOC128132103 gene encoding uncharacterized protein LOC128132103, with the translated sequence MNTKAFANLKGSGGNIWEVFEVLDDARRAIFRNTVFGYFIDVPRLQGDALLFHKMFLHQIRPDPVLSPDGIKRLYFQVGNTKMVYGPEEFCLITGFNFGEYPKNIGRKGSEKLISSKKRCLLSERLFPDHTNSSVKIGDLKSLILNQTFLALDDLDAVRVCLIYILCEGFLGKEVNDRVPQDWFYLAENLDLWNSFAWGSYLWDFTYVDLEDTWNKIHHYLSLPERGQTLKYSVSGFTAPIRV